GGATGGTGAGCGCGCCGATGTCACTTATCGATTTCATGCCTGGTGGATTGCCGAATCCTTTTATCGCGACGACAGCCGCGGTGAGTGCAGTGGGCGGAGGGGTTGAGATCCTGAAACAGAAGTATAGCTGGATAACCTACCTGGACCAGATAAAGCTTAAGCAGAGGAAGTCGACAGACCCGCAGCATCGCTGAACCCGATTTCGCTGTCAAATCAACTTGGTTGTCGAAGTGAAGACAATCCACAGAGGAATGATTACGGTCCGAGCACCCGCTCGAGTTCCTCTTCGGCTAGCCCACCCGCCCTCCGGATGTAATACTGTGCGATTTTCAGCTGACCCCAGCCGAAGAGGTCGCAGAGGACCTGGGGGTTCTTGACCTTGTACGCCAGCCTCGTGGCTGCCGTCGCCCGGAGCGAGTGCGGATAGACGCGGGCCTCGAGCCCGGACCTTTCGGCCACGCGCTGCACGATCCGGTAGACGGTGATCCGGTGGATTCCGAGCCGCTCGTAAGCGGTGAAGTAGGCTCTGACAGCATCCCACGCCTTCCGGGACATCTTCAGCGCAGGGATGGTCCTCGCCCCCCATTTGGTCTTCGGGGTCCATCCCTCCCTGTCGCTCGAGGGGATGATGATGTGCCCCTTCTGGAAGTTGAGCCAGGACCTCTGCATATGCGCGATCTCCCCCTCCCTCATGCCCAGGTCGCCGGCGAGCAGCAGGATCAGGAGCTCCTCCGGGCGGTTCGGGTCGGCAGCACCGAGCAGCTGCTCGTATTGCTCTTCGTCGAGGGCGTCGTCTCGGGATCCCATCGGGGAGGAAATGCAACTAACAGTACTTCAAAGGTTGCATTATGCAACACTAGGCACGCGAGGGTACTTAAGCCAGAGATCGGAGGGAAGATGAAATGCAACAATTTGGACTGGAACGTTGCATGAACATGCAATATCGCTACCGTTATCCCAATGGGTGTTGGATGAGACTCGGAATCCATCATGAGTAGCGATAATTCGATATGGGAGTGGGAAGTGTTTTATTTCGTGATGCGACTAGTTATGTTTTAGAAGGGGATTATCGAATGCCCAAAGAAAAAACAATCTACCACAACATCCTGGAAGAAAAGTTTCAGGGCCATGAGACTAGAGTCCAGCTCTATGATGATTTGGAAAAGGAGCTTGAGATGCCCGTCGTGTCATTCTTCACGAGTTTCGTCTATCCAGTTATGATCCAAGATGGAGACGCGGATATGCTGGAGACCGTTCTGCATAAGACAGATATGACAAGAGGTTTTACCTTGTTAATCAACTCTCCCGGCGGAGATGGTTTGGCCGCAGAGAGAGTAATCAACATATGCAGAGCCCACAGCAAGACGGGAGAATACGTCGTCATTGTGCCCGCGAAAGCGAAGTCCGCCGCTACAATGATCGCACTAGGGGCTTCCAAGATTGTAATGAGTAAGACCTCCGAACTCGGTCCGATTGACCCCCAAATTGCCTATCCAAAGGAAGGCAAGGTGTTCTCCGTTTATAATATAGTAAAGAGTTACGAGGAACTCTTTGCCAAAGCCGTCAAGACGAAGGGGAATCTCGAACCATACATACAACAACTCCAGAACTACGATTCAAGAGAAATCGAAGAATTCAGATTCGCACTGGGCCTTTCAAAGGACATCGCCATCAAAGCCTTGAGAACTGGGATGATGTCCAGATGCGCCCCGTCGAGAATCGAGAAGAGGATTGGGCATTTCATCCAACCGGAAAAGGCCAAGGATCACGGGAGGGCAATCTACGCCAATGACGCGATGAAGTGCGGATTGAAGGTTGACGTAGTGGACATTGATTGTCCTCTTTGGAAAAAGATAAACGAACTCTATATAAGACTCGACAACCGTGTTTCGTCAGGCAGAATCTCGAAAGTAATTGAGAGCGGGAGCCATTCATTCAATCAACCATGGAGGGGAGACGAGGATGGTGAAGATTCAGGAGAAGAGAGGAGTGCTAGAGAATCATCCAGGGTTTGAGAATTCGCGGTCGAATCTTGACCGAATCATGAAGACGATTCGACCCTACGAACGCAAGAAGAGAAGACTCACCCGACCTGCAACCGAATGGACAAGCTCCACCAAGGAACGTTGATTCAGTCCCTTTGAGCGCTTGACGAGTAGTCCACATACCCTTGGTGGATTTGAGACCTAGTGTCTGGACGCCGCAACTCCACTATCTCCACAATCAACATAGTGGAGTTGAAAACACCACTAGCCAGCAATACCAAGACTCCCTCTACTCCACTATGAAAAAGAAGAAAGTAAGGCGTTTCATCTATCTCTCATATCCTCAGCAAGGAGATGCCATTTCCTGAGAATGGAAATCTTCCGAGGCCTGCCAGTCGATTCCTTGAACGGAAATCCCGATCCGTCCACCATCCTTCTGGATTTCTGAAAAGTGCCCCATTTTGGGTTGGAGGGGAAGAGGGGCAATTGAACGATAGCCATCCGCCATCTCGCGGCCGTTATCTTGTCTCCAGCCGGTGACCACCGCCGACTTCAGCCCTGGATGTTGCGGTCGATGGTCTCCGCAAGCTCCTCTTTCGACATCTCCCCCAAGACCCGACCGACCAGGCGGCCATGGTTGAACAATAGGAACGTCGGCGTTGCCTTGACGCCGAATCTCACCGGTACGTGGTGGTGGAGCCGAGCGTCGACCTTCCCGAATGCCACTTTGCCCTGCATATCTTTCGAAAGATTCTCAACGATCCCGTGCATCCTTTTGCAGTGCTCGGACCAAGGGACCCAGCACTCCACCACCGCTAGATCGTATCTCTTTACGAAGATGTCCAACTCATCCTCGCTCAGGTCCAATGGATGTTCTGGCCAGCGCGCTTCGTCCTTGGGGCTCATCATGATGTCGATTCTCCTTCTCCAGCGGTTCGATGGGAATCGTCATTCACGAACCTCCTTTTTCGATGAGGCCTTAAGAACCCTTCCTTTTGTGCATGGGGCTAGCACGAAGAAACCGTTTTGTGACATAGACCCCGATCGTATGGCCATTCCTTCTTGGGGCGGCCAGTATTAGCCTCTCCAGGGCCTTGGGTCGAGTGGCCTAAGGTTCTCTTTCCCGCAAGACAATGACCGATGGGGGATGATAATCGAGGACCTTCATGGAATGAATTCAATGAAAAGCCGGGTGAGGGGTGACTGGAGAAAGGGAAAGAAGCTCGTCATCATGCAGCTCGCTTCGACGGTGAGGCAAGAAATGCTATGAGGGCCGGAAGGGTACGAAGATGAGGATCGCACTTGAGAACTCATCCTCCACCGAGCCAGAAACGGACCGTCAGCACAGGGGTTTGAGACAACCTGAACGCATCCAGTGACTGATCAGTTCGTGGTCAAGAACATGATAGCTAGCGAAAAAGAACAAATACGAGCGGCTGTCTAGACCGTACCTAATCCCGGGAAGGTTGTGAGCAGGACGAAGAAATGGACGAGCGATGTCAAGCGCGGCGACCATGTGATTCAGGTATGCCACTCCAAAGCCGACAAGCTATCGGCCGTGCAGGACGTCGCAGCATGCGTCCGCGAGAAGGAGAAGGTGCTCTTGTTCACCGACTCTGAGAAGATGCGCTCAAGCCTGATCAAGAGGTCGTCTGTAGGGGCTCAGGGTACTGGAGACCCTATCCAGACCGTTCGAGCTGGTCGGACCTTGTGCCCGAAGGAGAAGTTCGATCCGGCGTTCGCATTGGATGTGCTGAAAGCTCGCCTGGACGACGCCGTGGGCGATGGCTATCGAAGCATTATCGCCGTGTTTGACATGTCCTGGCTGGCGAAGAGGCCTGAAGATTTCAACGCATACATGCATGTGGAGATGTCCATCAACCTGTTGAGATTCCATACCCCTGTCACCATCCTCTGCCAGTATGAGGGGTCATTGTTCTCATCGGAGCAGCTTGATATGGTCAGCTCGCTCCACGCCCTCAGCCTGACTGACGGAATGGTCCAACGCAGCTTCTGGCTCATCCCCAGGCATATGGATCTGGCGGGGACCGTCCTTCAGAAGGATGAGGCCGCCGGCAGGGAACATTTCTAGGTCCGATTTCCAAGAGCGGTCTGGTCAAACACAATATGCATGTCCTCAGGGGATTCGTGGATCGGGCGGGGAAGAAGGCCGAAACGAATCGGGCAAGAATAAAAGGAGGGGGGGGGCGAAGTCTACTGGCCCTTGGCCGCTTCGCCCTTCCCCGGTCGGCCCATCTTGGAGATGTCGGCGATCCGCTCCATCTCCTCTTTCTCTTTTTCCATGGCCTCTTCCAAATACTTAAGATCCTGGCGTAGCTCCTCCGGACGGGGGATGGGGCCGAGTATGTCCTCGGCCTTGCCTACGACCCGCTCCACCTCCTCCACTTTCGAGATCTCCCTTTCAGGGACCTGCCTTCCAGCACCTAGATACTCAGACACCCCGTCCATTAGCTTCGTGACCTCGAAGGGCAGGATCCACTTGGTAGATGCTCCGTTTCCAATGGATTTCATCGTATCCAGAGAAAGGACCGTGAGCGCTTTTGCGTCGAGCGTGCTTGCCCCGACCGAGAGTATTCGGAGCTTCTGGGCTTCACCCTGAGAATTGAGGATGATGGCCAACCTCTCGCCCTCGGCCTCCAGGATCTTGGCCTGTCTCAGGCCTTCGGCCTGCAGTATCCGAGCGCGCTTCTCGCCTTCCGCATTCAAGATGGCTGCCTTCTTCGAACCGTCCGCCTGCAATATGGCCGCTCGCCTCATCCTTTCCGCCGAGGTCTGTTCCTCCATGGCCTGTTTGACCTTGGGGGCAGGATCCACCTCTCTGATCTCGACGGCCTCAACCTTCACGCCCCATTTGTCGGTGGCTTCGTCCAGAACGTCGCGCAGGTGGACATTGATCTTCTCCCGATTGGAGAGGATCTCGTCCAGCTCCATATCACCGATGATGGAACGGAGCGTGGTCTGGGCCAGATACACGGTGGCAGCGCGGTAGTTCTGCACCTGAAAATACGCCTTGCTGGGATCTATGACCTTGATATAGATGATAGCGTCCACGTTCGTTGGCGAGTTGTCCTTAGTGATGACCTCCTGACGGGGCACATCCAGCACCACCGTCCTCAGGTCGAGCTTGACCACCTCGCTGATGAGTGGGGTCACATAGTTGAAACCCTGGTCCAGAATCCGCACGAAGCGGCCAAGGCGCATGTACACTGCCTGCTCGTACGGCCTCACAATGCGTATTCCATTGGCCATGATGACCAAAGCGGCGATGACCGCCAGGATCAGCAGGGCGATTATGGTCACGTCGAAGTCCGCCATGTTTCTTCATCTCCAGTTCTAGCACGAGGGATTGCCGCCCCCGCGCACCTCCTCCACCACCACGTGCACTCCCTCGCTCCCCTTCACCACTACCTGCGTGCCTTCCGAGATCACGCAGTTCGCGGTGGCGCTCCAGGTGTCGTGCTCGATGCGCACCTTGCCCTTGAGGTTATCCGGGCTCACCTCGTAAGTGACGACGCCTTTCATGCCAACAAGGGACGTGGCCACCCGCGTTTCCGGCGGAGCCGGGGGAGCGAGCTTCTGATAGAACTTGATCGTGAGATATGTCATTGGGAACAAAATGATCACCGCTGCCAGTGGGGCCCACCAGGACATGAGGAAGTCAGGAAAGATCATGCCAAGCGCGCCTAGGAATAGCAGCACCGTTGCTGGGACGAGAAGGAAGTTGCCCGGTGCCCCCGCCTCGGCGAGCAGCATGAGCACCCCTATCACTATGAAAGCGAGTGAAAGCTCCGTGGCCAGTTCGGTCATCATCTTTTCGCATGCGAATCTTAGTATTTGGGACTATTCCTCGGCGGAGGCATTTCTTGGACGATTGTAGAAGAACGACCTTGTCAGAGCCGCCCTCGGGCATCTCCGCCGCTCCTATGGTTATAGTTCCATCCATGAGTATTAGGACCATAGCTGCAGCAGAAGGACGGAGATGAAAAGCGTGACCAAGGTGATCGGCAGCCCGGCTTTCACGAACTGGCGGAAGGATATTTCCACGCCCATTCTCTCCCCGGTCTCCGCCACGATGACGTTCGCCGCCGCTCCAAGGATGGTCGCGTTTCCCGCGAGGGTGCTACTGGTGGCCAGGGCCAGCCACAGGGTATCACTGCCTTGGCCCGCCACCAGAGGGGAGAGCAGCATGACCGCGGGCACGTTGCTGATAAGGTTGGAGAGTATGGCGCAGAAGGAACTCAGCCCAGCGATACTCGTCAGGCCCGCCCCCGTGAGCTCGAAGGCCTTCACCATCTCCGACATCAAGCCGGAGACGTCCACGCCCTTGAGCACCACGAACAGCCCGACGAAGAATAAGAGGAGGGTCCAATCCACTCCGCCCAATATCTTCTTGGCCGTCACCTTTCGGTTCACGAGGGGCAGGGCGAAGAGTACCATCGCACCGCCCATGAAGGCCACCAGCGAGAGGGGGATGTGGATCTGGGGCGAGATCACGAATCCCAGGAACACCAGCACCACCGCCGCTAGGACCAGGTAGACCGTTCGATCCATGCCCTTGAACTCCACCTGGCTGCTTGCAGCATCGCAGTCGATGGGTGTGCTGATCTCATTGCGCAGAATGGTCCAGCGGCCATTGGGGTGAGGTCCCGCGGGCACATCGGTCTTGGTCATCAGGTCCCGGCGGAAGGCGAACCAGATGAGGACGATGGCGACGATGAGGCAGATGGCGGTGACGGGGATGAGTTTCAGAGAGAACTCCACGAAGGGAATGCCCGATTGGGTGGCGATGTAGGCGTTCTGCGGGTTTCCCACCTCGGTGGCCACGCTGCCGATGTTGGCCGATATTGCCTCGGCCACCAGGAACGGAATCGGATTCGCTTTGATCAGCCGGCACGACCGGATGACGATGGGGGTGAAGAGGAGCACCACCGTGTCATTGAGGATGAGGGCCGAGAGAACGGCGGTGGAGACCATGATCAGAATGAGGAACTGGAATTGGTTCTTGGAGATGCTGATGATGCGCAAGGACACCCAGGAGAAGAAGCCGCACAGCTCCAGGGAGGCCACCAGCAACATCATGCCCAGGAGGAGCGCCAGGATGTTCAGGTCGATCGCTCCCAAGGCCTGCTCGGGGGTCACGACGCCCAGGAGGATCATCAATGCCGCTCCCAGCATGGCCACCGTCGGTCGTTCGATGTTGAACCACCTGAAACGCCGGATGGAGATGAGCACATAGGTGGCCACGAACACGACCAGGGCTAAGAGCATGACCGACTGCATCTGGGGCCGGAATCAGGTCGCGGGCTTAAAGAGCTATCACGCCCCACCCGCCAGGCCGAAAGGCGAAATCATATGCCTGGGTATCTGAGCACGGTGTCCAAGACCATGGTGATCTCGATGTTCGAGAAGCCTAGAGGGCGGATCTTCCGGTCGATGATCTCCATCAGCTCCTGGTTCGACGCTGCCCGCACGCGAATGAGCACTCTCCTCTCCCCCGTGAGATGGAGAATCTCGGAGACGTTCTTCAACGTCATCAGCTCTGTTACCGCGCGTCCAGATTGAGATTGGTCGATGTCCGCCGAGACGAAAGCATCTGCCTTGATTCCCAGGCGCGTCGCATCAACGATGGCC
This window of the Methanomassiliicoccales archaeon genome carries:
- a CDS encoding NfeD family protein, which encodes MMTELATELSLAFIVIGVLMLLAEAGAPGNFLLVPATVLLFLGALGMIFPDFLMSWWAPLAAVIILFPMTYLTIKFYQKLAPPAPPETRVATSLVGMKGVVTYEVSPDNLKGKVRIEHDTWSATANCVISEGTQVVVKGSEGVHVVVEEVRGGGNPSC
- a CDS encoding MEDS domain-containing protein; translated protein: MSRTKKWTSDVKRGDHVIQVCHSKADKLSAVQDVAACVREKEKVLLFTDSEKMRSSLIKRSSVGAQGTGDPIQTVRAGRTLCPKEKFDPAFALDVLKARLDDAVGDGYRSIIAVFDMSWLAKRPEDFNAYMHVEMSINLLRFHTPVTILCQYEGSLFSSEQLDMVSSLHALSLTDGMVQRSFWLIPRHMDLAGTVLQKDEAAGREHF
- a CDS encoding SLC13 family permease, producing MQSVMLLALVVFVATYVLISIRRFRWFNIERPTVAMLGAALMILLGVVTPEQALGAIDLNILALLLGMMLLVASLELCGFFSWVSLRIISISKNQFQFLILIMVSTAVLSALILNDTVVLLFTPIVIRSCRLIKANPIPFLVAEAISANIGSVATEVGNPQNAYIATQSGIPFVEFSLKLIPVTAICLIVAIVLIWFAFRRDLMTKTDVPAGPHPNGRWTILRNEISTPIDCDAASSQVEFKGMDRTVYLVLAAVVLVFLGFVISPQIHIPLSLVAFMGGAMVLFALPLVNRKVTAKKILGGVDWTLLLFFVGLFVVLKGVDVSGLMSEMVKAFELTGAGLTSIAGLSSFCAILSNLISNVPAVMLLSPLVAGQGSDTLWLALATSSTLAGNATILGAAANVIVAETGERMGVEISFRQFVKAGLPITLVTLFISVLLLQLWS
- a CDS encoding Lrp/AsnC family transcriptional regulator — protein: MPDDLDRKILRMLQKDAKLTYEQIGEALERSTSTIRDRIKRMEEDRIILGYSAIVDATRLGIKADAFVSADIDQSQSGRAVTELMTLKNVSEILHLTGERRVLIRVRAASNQELMEIIDRKIRPLGFSNIEITMVLDTVLRYPGI
- a CDS encoding SPFH domain-containing protein, which translates into the protein MADFDVTIIALLILAVIAALVIMANGIRIVRPYEQAVYMRLGRFVRILDQGFNYVTPLISEVVKLDLRTVVLDVPRQEVITKDNSPTNVDAIIYIKVIDPSKAYFQVQNYRAATVYLAQTTLRSIIGDMELDEILSNREKINVHLRDVLDEATDKWGVKVEAVEIREVDPAPKVKQAMEEQTSAERMRRAAILQADGSKKAAILNAEGEKRARILQAEGLRQAKILEAEGERLAIILNSQGEAQKLRILSVGASTLDAKALTVLSLDTMKSIGNGASTKWILPFEVTKLMDGVSEYLGAGRQVPEREISKVEEVERVVGKAEDILGPIPRPEELRQDLKYLEEAMEKEKEEMERIADISKMGRPGKGEAAKGQ
- a CDS encoding thioredoxin family protein, giving the protein MMSPKDEARWPEHPLDLSEDELDIFVKRYDLAVVECWVPWSEHCKRMHGIVENLSKDMQGKVAFGKVDARLHHHVPVRFGVKATPTFLLFNHGRLVGRVLGEMSKEELAETIDRNIQG
- a CDS encoding tyrosine-type recombinase/integrase; translation: MGSRDDALDEEQYEQLLGAADPNRPEELLILLLAGDLGMREGEIAHMQRSWLNFQKGHIIIPSSDREGWTPKTKWGARTIPALKMSRKAWDAVRAYFTAYERLGIHRITVYRIVQRVAERSGLEARVYPHSLRATAATRLAYKVKNPQVLCDLFGWGQLKIAQYYIRRAGGLAEEELERVLGP